One window of Lytechinus variegatus isolate NC3 chromosome 2, Lvar_3.0, whole genome shotgun sequence genomic DNA carries:
- the LOC121409756 gene encoding protein ALP1-like, which yields MALTIHQLQVSRRRKEKSQRRYWVRPWIGRRRQFGLYDQLLVELRNEDQAAFKNFMRMPPEMFDELLTRVGPSITKQNTTYRDALDPGLKLALTLRHLASGTKYRSMSYGWRIPHNTISLLIPEVCQAIIEEYKGEMMKCPTTPDEWRAISDQFMEKWNFPHTCGALDGKHVSCKCPPNSGSLYYNYKGFYSVVLMALVDADYRFIWVDIGGMGSASDAQIYNASELRECVEDGSLGLPDPDPLPNDNQDVPYFFVGDDAFALRPNMMKPYNLRGMTQSERIFNYRLSRARRVVENAFGILSNRFQVLLTTMQQQPATVKLIVTACIILHNLMRTRYPGMQNQQLDRAENLGHDYVPGAWRSGLNMQDTISVAGSNTSSREGKRQRNLIKHWVNSEAGAVPWQDKMI from the coding sequence ATGGCACTGACTATTCACCAACTACAAGTCTCcagaaggagaaaggaaaaaagtcaACGAAGATACTGGGTCCGACCCTGGATCGGAAGGAGAAGACAGTTTGGCTTGTATGATCAACTTCTTGTAGAGCTTCGCAACGAAGACCAGGCAGCCTTCAAAAATTTCATGCGAATGCCACCAGAGATGTTCGACGAACTGCTAACAAGAGTGGGCCCGAGTATCACCAAACAGAATACAACCTACAGAGATGCCCTCGATCCTGGCCTGAAGCTTGCTCTCACCCTTCGACATCTTGCGTCTGGGACCAAGTATCGCTCAATGTCCTATGGATGGAGAATCCCTCACAATACCATATCCCTGCTCATCCCAGAAGTGTGCCAGGCCATCATCGAAGAGTACAAGGGTGAGATGATGAAGTGTCCCACCACTCCCGATGAGTGGCGTGCCATATCTGACCAGTTCATGGAGAAGTGGAACTTCCCCCATACCTGTGGTGCTCTCGATGGAAAGCATGTCAGCTGCAAATGTCCTCCAAACAGTGGTTCTCTTTACTATAACTACAAAGGATTCTACTCCGTTGTCCTCATGGCGCTTGTAGATGCTGATTATCGCTTCATCTGGGTAGACATTGGTGGTATGGGATCGGCATCGGACGCTCAGATCTACAATGCTTCTGAGCTGAGAGAATGTGTTGAAGATGGCAGTTTAGGCCTCCCGGATCCCGATCCTCTTCCCAACGACAACCAGGATGTACCATACTTTTTCGTCGGCGACGATGCATTTGCTCTACGCCCTAACATGATGAAGCCGTACAATCTTAGAGGTATGACGCAGTCGGAGCGCATCTTCAATTATCGGCTTTCCCGAGCCAGAAGGGTTGTCGAAAATGCCTTCGGCATTCTGTCCAACAGGTTTCAAGTTCTCCTGACCACAATGCAGCAGCAGCCAGCTACCGTCAAGCTCATTGTCACGGCATGCATCATCCTCCACAACTTGATGAGGACAAGGTACCCAGGTATGCAGAACCAGCAGCTTGACCGTGCCGAGAACCTTGGTCATGACTACGTCCCAGGAGCATGGAGATCAGGCCTTAACATGCAAGACACCATCTCTGTCGCTGGCAGCAATACCTCCAGCAGGGAAGGAAAAAGGCAGAGGAATCTTATCAAGCACTGGGTCAACTCCGAAGCCGGTGCCGTTCCATGGCAGGACAAAATGATATAG